In a single window of the Agrobacterium vitis genome:
- the rplA gene encoding 50S ribosomal protein L1, giving the protein MAKLAKRIQKIREGVDPTKLVALSDAISMVKERAVAKFDETIEIAMNLGVDPRHADQMVRGVVNLPNGTGRDVRVAVFARGAKADEARAAGAEVVGAEDLVEIVQGGKIDFDRCIATPDMMPLVGRLGKVLGPRGMMPNPKVGTVTMDVAGAVKASKGGAVEFRVEKAGIIHAGIGKASFEAKALEENIKAFADAVIKAKPAGAKGNYVKRVAISSTMGPGVKIDPSSVTA; this is encoded by the coding sequence ACCAAGCTGGTTGCTCTGTCCGACGCCATTTCGATGGTCAAGGAACGTGCCGTTGCCAAGTTCGATGAAACCATCGAAATCGCCATGAACCTTGGCGTTGACCCACGTCACGCCGATCAGATGGTCCGTGGCGTTGTCAACCTGCCTAACGGGACCGGCCGCGACGTTCGCGTTGCCGTCTTCGCTCGTGGCGCCAAGGCTGATGAAGCCCGTGCAGCTGGCGCAGAAGTCGTTGGCGCTGAAGACCTGGTCGAAATCGTCCAGGGCGGCAAGATCGACTTCGACCGTTGCATCGCAACGCCTGACATGATGCCGCTGGTCGGACGCCTCGGTAAGGTTCTCGGCCCGCGTGGCATGATGCCGAACCCGAAGGTTGGCACTGTGACCATGGACGTCGCAGGCGCTGTCAAGGCATCCAAGGGTGGCGCCGTTGAGTTCCGCGTCGAAAAGGCTGGTATTATCCATGCCGGTATCGGCAAGGCCTCGTTTGAAGCCAAGGCTCTTGAAGAAAACATCAAGGCTTTCGCTGACGCCGTCATCAAGGCAAAGCCAGCTGGCGCCAAGGGTAACTACGTCAAGCGCGTAGCGATCTCCTCGACCATGGGTCCTGGCGTCAAGATCGACCCTTCGTCGGTCACAGCTTAA